One segment of Mycolicibacterium baixiangningiae DNA contains the following:
- a CDS encoding ferredoxin: protein MRVEVDRDRCEGNAVCLGIAPDLFDLDDEDYAVVKLDPVPADMEDVAEQSIAECPRAALNRRD from the coding sequence ATGCGAGTGGAAGTCGACCGGGATCGCTGCGAGGGCAATGCAGTGTGCCTGGGAATTGCGCCCGACCTGTTCGATCTGGACGACGAGGATTACGCCGTGGTCAAGCTCGATCCGGTACCCGCCGACATGGAGGACGTGGCCGAGCAGTCGATCGCCGAATGCCCGCGCGCCGCGCTGAACCGCCGAGACTAG